The following are encoded in a window of Spirochaeta cellobiosiphila DSM 17781 genomic DNA:
- the motB gene encoding flagellar motor protein MotB yields MDDGLKCKKCPPAGAPDWMVTYGDMVTLLLTFFVTMFSIDDIDYYELRMILAAFSGLGSYQGGRTLQAGAAAELGNTIMSLPAMQRGRALDKAKKAALSTFQPEIKTKKVRVTEDERGLVISLAADSFFKPASAEVDIEEARSVLQRLSSLLTTPDLSDRKFRIEGHTDSSPTDANSPYYSNWELSTARATNVLHYLVDFGVNEQQFQVSGLADTEPMADETTPEGQAYNRRVDVIILTDGHL; encoded by the coding sequence ATGGACGATGGCTTAAAATGTAAAAAGTGTCCTCCTGCAGGAGCTCCAGACTGGATGGTTACCTATGGGGACATGGTAACATTACTTTTAACGTTTTTTGTAACAATGTTCAGTATAGATGATATCGATTATTATGAATTGAGAATGATTTTGGCTGCTTTTAGCGGTCTTGGTTCTTATCAAGGTGGTAGAACATTACAAGCTGGAGCTGCTGCTGAGTTGGGAAACACTATAATGAGTCTTCCTGCCATGCAAAGAGGTAGGGCTTTAGATAAAGCTAAAAAAGCAGCTTTGAGTACTTTTCAGCCAGAAATAAAGACGAAGAAAGTTCGTGTGACTGAAGATGAGAGAGGCTTAGTCATTTCTTTAGCCGCTGATAGTTTTTTTAAGCCCGCATCCGCTGAAGTTGATATTGAGGAAGCTCGCTCAGTTCTTCAACGTCTAAGTTCATTGCTTACAACCCCTGATTTATCTGATAGAAAGTTTAGAATTGAAGGACATACCGATTCTTCTCCTACAGATGCCAACAGTCCTTATTATAGCAATTGGGAATTGTCCACTGCTAGAGCAACGAATGTTCTCCACTATCTGGTGGACTTTGGTGTTAATGAACAACAGTTCCAAGTTTCAGGACTTGCAGATACAGAGCCAATGGCTGATGAAACGACACCTGAAGGTCAGGCCTATAATAGGCGTGTGGATGTTATTATCCTCACAGATGGACATCTTTAG
- the fliR gene encoding flagellar biosynthetic protein FliR: protein MGSAPLFFIIFARVFAFLQTAPLTSSSSLPAMARVGLGGFTVVAILPMVRELNYVIPDQGLGFALLLLGEILTGILLGFIIVLVYSSFQMAGQFFSVQMGFGASQVFDPLAQIEIPLLGQLMNMMAMFVFISIDGFQRLFLYGIYSTFRVFKASDLLIQTTTLSDILIKGLSGLFSKGLILSIPILGTLLLVTITTGLMAKAAPQMNLLMIGFPISITIGFVMMILTMPYLIDGFSAVVDEGFYIIEQLISGIGSVST from the coding sequence TTGGGAAGTGCCCCGTTATTTTTTATAATTTTTGCTCGAGTTTTTGCTTTCCTACAAACAGCACCTTTGACATCATCCTCTTCTCTTCCTGCCATGGCCAGGGTTGGATTAGGAGGATTTACTGTGGTTGCTATCCTTCCTATGGTAAGAGAACTGAACTATGTGATTCCTGATCAAGGTTTGGGTTTTGCCTTGTTGCTTTTAGGAGAGATCCTAACGGGTATCCTTTTAGGATTTATAATCGTTCTGGTTTATTCCAGTTTTCAGATGGCTGGACAATTTTTTAGTGTTCAGATGGGTTTTGGTGCTTCTCAAGTATTTGATCCTTTAGCCCAAATTGAAATACCTTTATTAGGTCAACTTATGAACATGATGGCTATGTTTGTCTTCATTTCCATTGATGGCTTTCAACGTCTATTTTTGTATGGTATCTATAGTACTTTTAGAGTTTTTAAGGCGTCAGATCTTTTAATTCAGACCACAACCTTATCTGATATATTAATTAAAGGTTTATCTGGACTTTTTTCAAAAGGTTTAATTTTGAGTATACCGATTCTGGGAACCCTTCTTCTTGTAACCATAACGACAGGGTTGATGGCGAAGGCTGCACCTCAAATGAATTTATTAATGATTGGATTCCCCATATCAATAACTATAGGTTTTGTTATGATGATATTAACAATGCCTTATCTGATTGATGGTTTCAGTGCTGTTGTTGATGAAGGGTTTTACATTATAGAACAATTAATATCTGGAATTGGGAGTGTATCTACATGA
- the fliM gene encoding flagellar motor switch protein FliM translates to MTEVLSQDEIDQLLTAISSGDYENEEIHHQTDQKKIKIYDFKRPDKFSKEQIRTVSSMHEAFARLTTTSLSAQLRSLVNVHVASVDQLTYEEFIRSIPNPTTLAVINMDPLKGSAILEIDPAVTFSILDRLFGGPGEGSKISRDLTEIEQSVMEGIIVRILGNMREAWSQVIDLRPRLGQIEVNPQFAQIVPPTEMVVLVTLETKLGEVEGMMNFCIPYLTIEPIISKLSAQYWYSSVRRGATTENLNILRDSLSTISVALVAEIGRMNLNMRDVISLQPGDVIRLPNTNINDPLMLNIGDRTKFHCRPGIVGNKVAVQITKKLEDVEVLDFEELATEGEE, encoded by the coding sequence ATGACCGAGGTTTTATCTCAAGATGAAATTGATCAATTATTAACTGCTATCTCATCTGGTGACTATGAGAATGAAGAAATACATCATCAAACTGATCAGAAAAAGATAAAGATTTATGATTTCAAACGTCCAGATAAGTTTTCTAAAGAACAAATAAGAACTGTAAGTAGTATGCATGAGGCTTTTGCCCGCTTAACTACCACTTCTTTATCTGCTCAATTACGTTCGCTTGTTAATGTTCATGTTGCTTCTGTTGATCAGTTAACATATGAAGAGTTCATTCGTTCTATTCCCAATCCGACTACGTTAGCCGTGATCAATATGGATCCTCTAAAAGGTTCAGCCATTCTGGAGATAGATCCTGCTGTTACCTTTTCCATTTTAGATCGTTTATTTGGCGGCCCCGGTGAAGGTTCAAAAATAAGTCGTGACCTTACAGAGATAGAACAATCAGTAATGGAAGGGATTATTGTCAGAATCTTAGGGAATATGAGAGAAGCCTGGAGTCAAGTAATAGATTTAAGACCTCGTTTAGGTCAAATAGAGGTAAACCCTCAATTTGCTCAGATTGTACCTCCTACTGAAATGGTTGTCCTAGTAACTTTAGAGACAAAATTAGGAGAAGTAGAGGGGATGATGAATTTTTGTATTCCCTACCTAACTATTGAACCTATTATCAGTAAGCTGTCAGCACAGTACTGGTATTCAAGTGTAAGGCGTGGGGCAACAACAGAAAATCTAAACATATTACGGGATAGTTTATCTACCATTAGTGTCGCTTTAGTTGCAGAGATTGGAAGGATGAACTTAAACATGCGTGATGTAATAAGCTTACAACCTGGTGATGTAATTCGATTACCAAATACAAATATTAACGATCCTCTAATGTTAAATATTGGAGATCGTACTAAGTTCCACTGTCGTCCAGGAATCGTTGGAAATAAAGTTGCTGTTCAAATAACAAAGAAACTAGAGGATGTTGAAGTCCTTGATTTTGAAGAATTGGCAACAGAAGGAGAAGAATAA
- the fliY gene encoding flagellar motor switch phosphatase FliY codes for MSDLTLSQDEIDALLTGGSENAPDPSGASNKISFDLSSFSGLLTPLVGSQANNLSSMMSGQNVSIDPPEIKQVKKEDLQKEIADEVIEIKVDYTDGINGDHSYIFSGEDALKIAGPMVGQDNLELNDAAIAAVGEAASLLTGSAVTTFSTQTGKNISPAPPEGKKIPKAMLRLPEGDFVLAKYKVNIDSESLTMFEIFDAEIINSLVAKPQDQASFNGGQNQMGFNNMNNMGQNQMPQMQMNPNQMMGGNMGMYGNGNNNTNVQGVQFPTLTPNGFQGDQGNIGLLMDVFMEVTVELGRARRLIKDILGMGEGTIIALDKLAGEPVDILVNHKLIAKGEVVVIDENFGVRVTEIVNQVEKMSDSM; via the coding sequence ATGAGTGATTTAACTCTATCACAAGATGAAATAGACGCTCTATTAACAGGTGGTTCTGAAAATGCACCCGATCCTAGTGGCGCAAGCAATAAAATATCATTTGATCTAAGTTCTTTTAGTGGGCTTTTAACACCCTTAGTAGGATCTCAAGCTAATAATTTATCAAGTATGATGTCTGGCCAAAACGTTTCAATTGACCCACCGGAAATAAAGCAAGTTAAGAAAGAAGATCTGCAGAAAGAGATTGCAGATGAAGTAATAGAAATTAAAGTTGACTATACAGATGGTATTAATGGTGACCATTCCTATATTTTTTCTGGTGAAGATGCCTTAAAGATTGCCGGTCCCATGGTTGGCCAGGATAATTTAGAGTTAAATGATGCAGCCATTGCTGCTGTAGGTGAAGCTGCAAGTTTATTAACTGGAAGTGCCGTGACAACTTTTTCAACGCAAACAGGGAAAAATATAAGTCCAGCACCGCCAGAAGGTAAAAAAATACCAAAGGCGATGCTTCGTCTGCCAGAGGGTGATTTTGTTTTAGCTAAATACAAAGTAAATATTGATAGTGAATCCTTAACTATGTTTGAGATATTTGATGCTGAAATAATAAATTCATTAGTAGCAAAGCCTCAAGATCAAGCCTCCTTTAATGGAGGACAAAATCAGATGGGATTTAATAATATGAATAATATGGGGCAAAATCAAATGCCCCAAATGCAGATGAATCCTAATCAGATGATGGGAGGAAACATGGGAATGTATGGGAATGGGAATAACAATACAAATGTACAGGGAGTACAATTTCCAACGTTGACTCCAAATGGCTTCCAAGGGGATCAGGGTAATATCGGATTACTAATGGACGTCTTCATGGAAGTTACTGTAGAATTAGGAAGAGCAAGACGTCTTATTAAAGATATATTAGGAATGGGAGAAGGGACAATTATAGCTTTGGATAAACTGGCAGGTGAGCCTGTTGATATATTGGTCAATCACAAATTGATTGCCAAGGGTGAAGTTGTCGTAATTGATGAAAATTTTGGTGTTCGTGTAACTGAAATCGTAAATCAGGTGGAAAAGATGTCCGATTCCATGTAA
- a CDS encoding flagellar basal body-associated FliL family protein has protein sequence MPDDDDLAESMVGDGGDAFGGESEKPRGGPIPEFVLLVLKIVAGAIGAIIFIVTVVVITMGILNRGTQSQSFPVVSPEYEGKPPILAYSDSIGEVRARTADNPPQSVVVTVLLGYDKDNPQLVTEMLDRAPLFKDMIRSYFSSKTVDELQSTFESSIKMDIKEMINRTLINGEIKDVIFPDYNIYEF, from the coding sequence ATGCCTGATGATGATGATTTGGCCGAAAGCATGGTTGGTGATGGGGGTGATGCCTTTGGAGGTGAAAGTGAAAAGCCTCGCGGGGGACCCATTCCTGAGTTTGTTCTACTAGTATTAAAGATAGTAGCTGGTGCTATAGGTGCTATAATATTTATTGTTACAGTTGTTGTAATAACAATGGGAATTCTTAACAGAGGAACACAGAGTCAAAGTTTTCCTGTCGTATCTCCAGAATATGAAGGAAAACCACCTATTCTGGCTTATTCTGATAGTATTGGGGAAGTTAGAGCAAGGACTGCAGATAATCCACCCCAATCCGTAGTTGTTACTGTGTTGTTGGGCTATGATAAAGATAATCCTCAATTAGTAACAGAAATGTTGGATAGGGCTCCACTTTTTAAGGATATGATACGTAGTTATTTTTCTTCTAAGACTGTTGATGAATTACAATCTACTTTTGAAAGTAGTATAAAGATGGATATTAAGGAAATGATTAATAGGACATTGATTAATGGTGAAATAAAAGATGTCATTTTCCCTGATTATAATATTTATGAGTTCTAA
- the fliP gene encoding flagellar type III secretion system pore protein FliP (The bacterial flagellar biogenesis protein FliP forms a type III secretion system (T3SS)-type pore required for flagellar assembly.), protein MNKTRILFLVLVFIVVGQSLFAQEQVIQNTDGLNIPFIDLSLRDPQNNQEVALSLQILLLLSVITLAPSILLLMTCFLRIAIVFDFIRRALSLQTVPPTQVLMGIALFLTLFIMWPEFNQIYEQGFKPFSEGSIGFEELYNETEKPLRIFMYRQMQENPESIQLFMRLSDLPKPQNLSEVPTWVLIPAYVLNELTIAFKIGILLFIPFIVVDMVVASTLMSMGMIMLPPVMISMPFKLILFVLVDGWGLLTNQLVQSFH, encoded by the coding sequence ATGAACAAAACTAGAATTTTATTCTTAGTGCTGGTATTCATTGTTGTTGGTCAATCTCTTTTTGCTCAAGAGCAGGTAATTCAGAATACAGATGGTTTGAATATTCCTTTCATTGATTTATCTTTACGTGATCCCCAAAATAATCAGGAAGTAGCATTGTCTTTACAGATATTGCTATTATTGTCAGTCATAACATTAGCTCCTTCCATACTTCTGTTGATGACATGTTTTTTACGTATAGCCATTGTATTCGATTTTATAAGAAGAGCTCTGTCTCTTCAAACGGTACCTCCAACACAAGTTTTAATGGGTATCGCCTTATTCTTGACTCTCTTTATAATGTGGCCAGAATTTAACCAGATATATGAGCAAGGTTTTAAGCCTTTTTCTGAAGGTTCTATAGGTTTTGAAGAATTATATAACGAGACTGAAAAACCTTTGAGAATATTTATGTACCGTCAGATGCAAGAAAATCCAGAAAGTATTCAGTTATTTATGCGTCTGTCCGATTTACCAAAACCTCAAAATCTATCTGAAGTACCAACCTGGGTATTAATACCTGCCTATGTTTTAAATGAGTTAACTATTGCTTTTAAGATAGGTATTCTATTGTTTATTCCCTTTATTGTAGTAGATATGGTCGTTGCCTCTACTTTAATGTCTATGGGAATGATTATGTTGCCTCCTGTTATGATATCTATGCCTTTTAAATTAATACTGTTTGTTCTTGTCGATGGTTGGGGCCTTTTAACAAATCAGTTAGTACAAAGTTTTCATTAA
- the fliQ gene encoding flagellar biosynthesis protein FliQ, with protein sequence MSLGFAVNIMRSGILQVLILSAPVLIIGVLVGLIISIFQATTSIQDQTLTFVPKIAAILGALIFFGPWIFGSLRNYTIALFQRIPDMIR encoded by the coding sequence ATGAGTTTAGGATTTGCTGTCAATATAATGAGATCCGGGATCTTACAAGTATTAATACTATCAGCTCCCGTTCTTATTATTGGAGTACTTGTTGGTTTGATAATCTCTATTTTTCAGGCAACTACAAGCATACAAGATCAAACATTAACTTTTGTTCCCAAAATAGCTGCTATTCTTGGAGCTCTTATCTTTTTTGGGCCTTGGATATTTGGTAGTTTAAGAAACTATACTATAGCTTTATTTCAAAGAATTCCTGATATGATAAGGTAA
- the fliO gene encoding flagellar biosynthetic protein FliO has product MGSFLWGQDTSSVTDETQLKIIDTDSTSQTDEQEDIALDNDMITASDYIRMIFVLALVIGLIYIIYYFMKKFSGRVSYNSELIKAISTKTIGNNKHLQVIQVGNSILLIGVTDNSISLIKEIEDQETKDQFKLEASRIDSKNVSFQTLINNILTKKGEESSPESSAKTSAEFIKLQRDRLKRLGDDEGIDNEQN; this is encoded by the coding sequence GTGGGAAGTTTTTTGTGGGGGCAAGATACTTCGTCAGTTACAGACGAGACACAATTAAAAATTATTGATACAGACTCAACATCTCAAACAGACGAGCAGGAAGATATAGCATTAGACAATGATATGATCACTGCTTCTGATTATATAAGAATGATTTTTGTTTTAGCTTTAGTCATTGGGTTGATCTATATTATCTACTATTTCATGAAAAAGTTTTCCGGTAGAGTATCTTATAATTCAGAATTGATAAAAGCAATTTCTACGAAAACAATCGGTAATAATAAGCATTTACAAGTTATTCAAGTTGGTAATTCCATCTTGCTAATTGGGGTTACTGATAATTCTATATCACTGATAAAAGAAATAGAAGATCAAGAGACAAAAGATCAGTTTAAATTAGAAGCTTCACGTATAGATAGCAAGAATGTAAGTTTTCAGACATTGATAAACAATATACTCACAAAGAAAGGCGAAGAATCTAGTCCAGAAAGCAGTGCAAAAACTTCTGCAGAATTTATTAAATTACAAAGAGATAGATTAAAACGTTTAGGCGATGATGAAGGTATAGACAATGAACAAAACTAG
- the flhB gene encoding flagellar biosynthesis protein FlhB, translating into MTSYLDLYQISNQSTYRIHLQWFAAEDEGRTEDPTEQKIQKAREEGKVAKSTELTSALVMIFPLVLIALLSPHIIRQILSMMRYYYSDIMNLDVINSGITAVAFFSFYFKIMWPILTIAFLAAFLSNILQIGFLFTTKTITPDFKKIVPNFPRFIQKSFASSEAWFNLGKSIFKVILVVSISYLNIRPNISRLATLIALPLTDSTLFIVKLGFSIIIEVSILLLVLAIPDYLFQRWQHKESLKMSKQEVKEERKQSEGDPLIRSRLRERYREIVSQNMMEAIPQADVIITNPTHFAIALKYDSLSMTAPMVTGKGQDNVALRIRAIAQENGVPIVENKPLARAMYGSVEIGDVVPEEYWEIVSRILAEIYRLNGRSA; encoded by the coding sequence ATGACCTCATATCTAGATCTGTATCAGATTAGCAATCAATCAACATATCGTATTCATCTACAATGGTTTGCTGCGGAAGATGAAGGACGAACAGAAGATCCTACAGAACAGAAAATCCAGAAAGCTAGAGAAGAGGGAAAGGTTGCCAAGTCAACAGAATTAACTTCTGCTCTTGTTATGATATTTCCTCTTGTCTTGATAGCTCTATTATCTCCTCATATTATTCGCCAAATTCTTTCGATGATGAGATATTATTATTCTGACATTATGAATTTAGATGTCATTAATAGTGGTATAACAGCAGTGGCTTTTTTCTCATTTTATTTTAAAATAATGTGGCCTATCTTAACTATTGCATTCTTGGCAGCCTTTCTGTCCAATATACTTCAGATAGGTTTTCTCTTTACTACTAAAACAATTACTCCTGATTTTAAAAAAATAGTTCCTAATTTTCCGAGATTTATCCAAAAATCCTTTGCTTCCTCAGAGGCATGGTTTAATCTGGGTAAATCAATATTTAAAGTAATACTTGTCGTTAGTATATCTTATTTAAATATAAGACCGAATATATCCAGACTAGCAACACTTATTGCTCTGCCTCTTACAGATTCTACCCTTTTTATCGTAAAACTGGGGTTCAGTATTATAATTGAGGTCTCAATTCTTTTACTCGTGCTGGCAATACCTGATTATCTTTTTCAGCGATGGCAACATAAAGAATCCCTAAAAATGAGTAAACAGGAAGTAAAAGAAGAACGTAAACAAAGCGAAGGAGATCCTCTGATCAGAAGTCGCCTAAGAGAACGTTATAGAGAAATCGTAAGCCAAAATATGATGGAGGCTATCCCTCAAGCGGATGTAATCATAACAAACCCAACACATTTTGCAATAGCCTTAAAATATGACAGTTTGAGTATGACTGCACCTATGGTTACCGGGAAGGGACAAGACAATGTTGCTCTTCGGATTAGAGCGATAGCTCAGGAAAATGGTGTCCCTATTGTTGAAAATAAACCCTTAGCTCGCGCTATGTATGGAAGTGTTGAAATAGGAGATGTTGTCCCGGAAGAATACTGGGAAATCGTATCACGTATCCTTGCAGAAATATACAGACTTAATGGAAGAAGCGCATGA
- a CDS encoding motility protein A, whose amino-acid sequence MDISTILGIVLGLVMILMSIVTSGGKLGTYVDIPSIFMVFGGSFCALLVANPLNRVLGMMKYLNHTLKVPVYEKEKIIQELVSFSESARKEGLLSLDDRLDDVEDEFMKSGMRLVVDGTDPDVIKKILYNDMNQIEARHQIGIDLVDKWGAFAPAFGMIGTLAGLVAMMQNLEDKSAIGSGMAVALLTTFYGSIVANLILIPLKTKLEDRHSMEMNVKEIMIEGILSIQSGDNPRILEQKLFTFLAPADRASVQAEIGEG is encoded by the coding sequence ATGGATATATCCACTATATTAGGAATTGTATTAGGATTGGTCATGATCTTGATGTCTATTGTGACATCAGGAGGAAAGTTAGGAACATATGTGGATATTCCTTCTATATTCATGGTTTTTGGTGGATCATTTTGTGCTCTTTTGGTTGCGAACCCCTTAAATAGAGTACTGGGCATGATGAAGTATCTAAATCATACATTGAAGGTACCAGTCTACGAAAAAGAGAAAATAATTCAAGAACTCGTATCATTTTCAGAGAGTGCAAGAAAAGAAGGTCTATTGTCTTTAGATGATAGACTTGATGATGTTGAAGATGAATTTATGAAAAGTGGTATGCGTTTAGTTGTTGATGGTACAGACCCGGATGTCATAAAAAAAATTCTATATAATGATATGAATCAAATAGAAGCTCGCCACCAGATTGGTATTGACTTAGTTGATAAATGGGGAGCTTTTGCTCCTGCTTTTGGTATGATCGGAACCCTGGCAGGATTAGTTGCAATGATGCAAAACTTGGAAGACAAATCTGCCATTGGATCAGGTATGGCCGTTGCCCTATTAACTACATTCTATGGTTCAATTGTGGCGAATCTTATTTTAATTCCACTCAAAACCAAGTTAGAAGATAGGCATTCAATGGAAATGAATGTAAAAGAGATAATGATAGAGGGAATCCTTTCCATTCAATCCGGAGATAATCCTCGTATTCTCGAGCAAAAATTATTTACCTTCTTAGCTCCTGCTGATAGAGCCAGTGTTCAGGCTGAAATAGGAGAAGGTTAA
- the flhA gene encoding flagellar biosynthesis protein FlhA: protein MSDFTSMMTRNIGRNHSDIFVASGVIVVIAMMLIPLPGVILDILMAFNLVLSLLIILMVLFSKRALDFSVFPTMLLITTVFGLALNVSSTRLILSKGSDFDGQLIRAFASFVVGAEGTQGLVIGILIFIIIIAVQFIVITKGATRVAEVAARFTLDALPGKQMSIDGALGSGAITEEEATLKKDELQMEVGFYGAMDGATKFVSGNVKVGLFITVINIIAGIVMGMTIRGESLDLALNTYITLTIGDGLISQFPALLVSTATGLIVTRAISDGTFGSDVSQQFTAQSKIYWIASVFLIILALLPNFPKAVLILMSVAMGVLAYRLSLKEMKSEEKERSAQENEEKAKKKDDTEMSPVVPTDPISLELGYGLIPLVDSDHGAELLDRITRIRREAALDLGLVVPRIRIIDNMRLEPAEYCIKIKGVEVGGGAIRPGQFLAINPTGEDTDLEGEITQDPTFGLPALWITEANRDRAERLGFTVVDAPSIIATHLTEIIKKHASELLGRQEVQSILDTLKRDYSAVVEEITKSFSTGEIQKVLQGLLSEQVSIRNIVVILETLGDFAAVTKDNSFLIEKVRQALSRQICLSYVNDNKVMHVITLDPQLEHQIIESKMDTTSGPVPALDPNIHRQFINAVVNTLPNMQNQGYYPIILCSEAARPLVHNATVREFPELVVLSVPEIAQDIRVESLGEIKLEGNG from the coding sequence ATGAGTGATTTTACTAGTATGATGACGAGAAATATCGGTCGTAATCATTCGGATATTTTTGTAGCTTCCGGAGTAATTGTTGTTATTGCCATGATGTTAATACCTCTTCCCGGTGTGATCCTTGACATACTCATGGCTTTTAATCTTGTTTTATCATTATTAATAATTTTAATGGTTTTGTTTTCAAAAAGGGCCCTTGATTTTTCAGTTTTCCCAACAATGTTGTTGATAACCACTGTGTTCGGTTTAGCTTTAAATGTCTCCTCAACGAGACTTATTTTGAGTAAAGGATCTGATTTTGATGGTCAATTGATTAGAGCCTTTGCCAGTTTTGTTGTTGGGGCTGAAGGTACTCAAGGTTTGGTAATTGGTATCCTCATATTTATAATTATTATAGCGGTTCAGTTTATTGTTATAACTAAAGGTGCTACTCGAGTTGCTGAAGTAGCTGCCCGTTTTACTCTTGATGCACTCCCTGGTAAACAAATGTCGATAGACGGTGCATTAGGTTCAGGGGCTATTACGGAAGAAGAGGCTACTCTTAAAAAAGATGAACTTCAAATGGAAGTCGGTTTCTACGGAGCCATGGATGGTGCCACAAAGTTCGTATCAGGTAATGTAAAGGTCGGTTTATTTATTACGGTTATTAATATCATTGCCGGTATTGTTATGGGAATGACTATCAGAGGTGAGAGTTTAGATCTTGCGTTGAATACTTATATCACCTTAACAATAGGTGATGGTTTGATTAGTCAGTTTCCTGCATTATTAGTGTCTACAGCTACAGGATTAATAGTTACAAGGGCTATATCAGATGGAACTTTTGGTAGTGATGTGTCTCAGCAGTTTACAGCTCAATCTAAGATTTACTGGATCGCTTCTGTCTTTCTTATTATTCTTGCCTTACTTCCTAATTTTCCAAAGGCAGTACTAATACTAATGAGTGTAGCAATGGGAGTATTGGCTTACCGCTTGTCATTGAAAGAAATGAAGAGTGAAGAAAAAGAGCGAAGTGCCCAGGAAAATGAAGAAAAGGCTAAAAAGAAGGATGACACGGAAATGTCTCCAGTTGTCCCAACAGATCCTATCAGCCTTGAGCTTGGATATGGACTAATACCATTAGTGGATAGTGATCATGGTGCAGAACTTCTAGATAGGATAACTAGGATAAGAAGGGAAGCTGCTTTGGATTTAGGTTTGGTGGTCCCCAGAATACGAATTATAGATAATATGCGTTTAGAACCTGCTGAATATTGTATAAAAATTAAAGGTGTTGAAGTTGGTGGTGGGGCAATAAGGCCTGGGCAGTTTTTGGCAATCAATCCAACGGGTGAGGACACTGATCTGGAAGGAGAAATAACACAGGATCCCACATTTGGTTTACCCGCATTGTGGATAACAGAAGCTAATCGTGATAGGGCTGAGAGGTTAGGTTTTACTGTGGTTGATGCCCCTTCTATTATTGCTACACATCTCACTGAAATTATAAAGAAGCATGCTTCAGAATTATTAGGAAGACAGGAAGTCCAAAGTATACTAGATACATTAAAAAGAGACTATTCTGCAGTTGTAGAAGAGATTACAAAATCCTTTTCTACTGGTGAAATCCAAAAGGTATTACAAGGATTATTAAGTGAGCAGGTATCTATTCGTAATATTGTTGTCATACTGGAAACTTTGGGTGACTTTGCTGCCGTCACAAAAGATAATAGCTTTTTGATAGAAAAAGTCAGACAAGCCCTTTCTAGACAAATATGCTTAAGCTATGTTAATGATAACAAGGTAATGCATGTTATTACTCTAGATCCTCAACTAGAACATCAAATCATAGAATCAAAAATGGACACTACTAGTGGTCCTGTTCCTGCTTTGGACCCTAACATTCATCGACAGTTTATTAATGCTGTAGTGAATACATTGCCTAATATGCAGAATCAAGGTTATTATCCCATTATATTGTGCAGTGAGGCCGCTAGACCTTTGGTTCACAATGCTACAGTGAGGGAGTTTCCCGAATTGGTTGTATTGTCTGTACCCGAAATAGCCCAAGACATTAGAGTTGAATCTCTCGGAGAGATCAAATTGGAAGGTAATGGATAA
- a CDS encoding flagellar FlbD family protein: MIEVTKLSGRVFYVNPHQIEYITANPDTTLVMLSGKHLVIKEEYETVFNKIVEYRKRIGAFKNEE; this comes from the coding sequence ATGATAGAAGTCACTAAACTTAGTGGGAGAGTTTTCTATGTTAATCCCCATCAGATTGAGTATATAACAGCTAATCCAGATACAACATTAGTTATGTTAAGTGGAAAGCATCTAGTTATAAAAGAAGAGTATGAAACGGTATTTAATAAAATTGTAGAATATAGAAAACGTATTGGGGCTTTTAAGAACGAGGAGTGA